From Danio aesculapii chromosome 9, fDanAes4.1, whole genome shotgun sequence:
tgctctgttatgGCTGATTTATACTCCTGTGTCGAACGCACTGGTATGTACATGTTTCAGGTTTGCACTACACTGACGATGACTGCAAGATTGGCATATTTtactacattaaaattattatttacattaaaatataagtttacagaagatgcaagaaatgcacggATTAACATATTCTATAGGATATGCAGGAGTTATTATATTTAGAggagatgctgcttattttctacatttatgtatgaaaaacattgaaaatggtttattttgtttccaaaagtgcaggtTATTTATCTTCAGTTTATTATAAGAAAAacactgttggttttaggcaaagtGTGCTTTAATTTCAGTGGTTCAATGTtgaagtttaataaataatcatacacagtagatagtgtgtgtttccttcaattattttaaatcacGTAATGCTTTTATTAACTGTACTAAACCTGTCATgaggacaataaaataaaataaatgagtaaaataatCCTTCATTAGTCGTGATCGAGTTAAAGTTCAactaatcgagatttagattttggGCCGGATCGCCCAGCCTTTATACAGCAGTATTAACAGAAGACTTTTAGACAGACGGAGATTCATGTTACTGCATCATTATTGAATCTGATCGTCAGTCAAAAGATCCACAGCTCAGCTAATATgtgtaattattttactttatttattactcATTTTATTTTCACTGTTGTTCAGGTTTTTCCTTGTAACTGGGAGAGAGTAAATAACTCTGATGTAAAATCATAATATAGGAGCACAGATCGTCTGACTTTAGGTGTCCTTCTCTTCTTTCCCTCCTCTAAAGTCGACAGCTCCAGTGGAAACGGCAGATTCAGGAGGATTTTATTCTACCTTTCAGAAGCACAGCGAGTCTTTCACCTCGAGGATCCCAAGACAGAGAGCAGACCTCTCCTCCgacactgcacacacacagcaggggggatatttattttattaaatagcatgcatgcacgcgcacacacacacacacacacacgcacgcacgcacgcacgcacacacacacacacacacacacacacacacacacacacacacacacacacacacacacacacacacacacacacacacacacacacacacacacacacacacacacacagaatctgTCTCTGATGGTTGATCCACTCATTCAATCTATTTACTTCTGTAATTGTATGTATATTTTCTTGTTTTACTGTTTACTATTTGTTATAGGACTAACTGTAATTAGAATGACATCACAGAGACGTCTATTACAGCTTAATGACTACATGTAAACATGAATAAACTGCCACTGTTTTgtgtaaacattacatttaatatgTACAAGTAACATGTTAAGTATGTACACCtacaagtaatattttctgtcttgtagTGGATGTATTGGTGTTTACGAGAGCTTCGTTTACCGAACAAGTAGCTCTAACTGATTTAGTTTAATAATCTTATATTCAATATAAGTTTTCATCTCCCTATAATCTCAAGATCATTCTGCAGGAATATGTAGAGTTTGTTTTACTAAATGTTGTGCTGATATAGCAAAAACATCCACAGATTGTGTGTCTGACtctgcttattacacacacagggatgcgcaGCAGAGGCTGTCTGAATTAAAGGAGCGCAGCAGAGGAAACAGAGCAGTTCATGTCAAACGCTAGAGCGAGTCAGTGGATGTGTGTCTATGAgagtgtgtctgtgagagtgagagtgtgtgtgtgtgtgttttcttacgTCAGATCTCCTTCAGCTCCAGGGAAGCTGGTCTCGGACAGATCGGCCACCACTGTGGCAGCTTTCGGACCTCCTGAAACAGCATCAAATAcacaactgaacacacacacacacctcaggaGATGCAGACGACACTAAATAACCGCAAGCAACCGATGATCCCTTTTGCTTAGCTTCTAGAGCAGAGGTTCTGCAGGTCTGACTAACTCAAACTGAAGACCATCATGAATGAAACTTCAGACTCATACAGGCATAAACATGCTGGGCTATTTCTACTGACCCAGTTTTCACTGGCTTGTGCTCAGGTGAGAGAACCTTTAAACATGCTGTTGTACAGAAGATAATTAACCCATATTGGtaaacagaattattaaaatcTTTACTCCATGGGTGTCAGCCTGATagtgtagctttacatggacaaacgATATGCAAGACCTCTTTAAAATGATTTACAactcaatatttcagtgaatttaagactttttaagaagtCTTAATGCTGCGCAGACACCCGGCAGAATTCAGAATCAAAGCTGATTTTCATTTAAGAACGATCCCTTCAGTAGTGAAGCAGAACCTGAGCTGCTCATACCTGTGAGATCAGAGAAGGAGAGCGCGTATATCAGCCTCTCTCCCTGAATACTCAACAGCAGACAGGCTCCGTCTGGACTCCAGCACGccgactgacacacacacacacacacacacacacacacacacacacacacacacacacacacacacacagttaacacACAGACAACACATGCTCACTGCAGACACACTCGTTCAGGTTTGCAGAAACGGTGAGCTGCAGTGAGCTTCATCCTGCATTTGTACATCCAAACCTAAATAATTTCATAACAGTAATCTGTTTATTCTATATAGTGCCTTTCCAGTGCTCAAAGATGCTCTACAACAACAAGAGGAgaacaagaaaatacatttcttACTTGACAACTGCCTTTCAGACACGGCCATCTCTCACACGTCCACATACGCGTCTCCCAAAccctgcaaaacacacacacacgtgcacacacacacacacgcgcacacacactcaattcTAAATGGCTATAAATGAATCCTAAGatgttgattattattaattactgtattgtttttggtttgtttgtaatCTTGACTACTGTGATTGTAATGTCCTGAAGCAGGGCCGGTTCTGGACATTTAGAGGCCTACAgtgatatttacagtattttcttttatttattttaagaaagcTTAAATCAGTTCATTTGGACACAGATGTGTCTACATACTCATGAGGGATTTAATCTGTTTCAGTCACTTTTACTGTGAACAGCAAATATATAAGGTCCCTCTAGTGCCCTCTTGTGGacaaatacaggcattgcagatTACAGCATGATAATAAAGCCTCTATTCGTGTATTCTATTCTTGACCCTTTTAAAATccatatgaatatgaatatgaatgagtCTTATTGGACTAGTACAtggttttatttttgtcaaataaaaaaaacaacaaagaaatgaGCAGAGGTCTCTCAGGAATATCCTCAAGATAAAGGTAAACATCTCTGAACAGTAGCTCTGTGAGACATGAGGGTTTAGATGActgaaaacagcatttatttgaagagTACGTGTCCACAATGTACAGCTTATGATCATATCTCTATTTTATCCTAATATAactagcttgaaacagatggaaatatgagtGGCTTGTGCTGCGTTTCTATGGAACCCACAGTGTCGCCGCCATTACGGCTCAGTGTGTTTGTTGGCCAGGTCTCATGACTGAAAACTCTCACTACAGACTACATATTTATATAATGGCACAGTACCTGAAGAGAGCAGATGGTGTGGCGGCCAGCAGTCGACTGCCATCTGGAGACCAGGAGAGAAACGTGACGCCTCCGCCGCCAACCCTCCGCAGCGGCACACAGCTCTCTGCTGCCACGTcccacacctgcacacacacaacattcatacacaacacacacagcatTTACACTAGGCCTGTCAATATGGCTAAAACACAATCAAAACTTCTTTCCTAAAGAGAAGCAAAGTTCACATTATATTCACACTGTAAAGGCGACTCTTATTGATACTGTTTACTACACTCGTTTACCACAAGAGGGCGCAAGCGGACACAATACCCGAACAGAAACCAGATCAGCATTTATGAGAATGAAATGATTCTCACTTATGTATAAACTTACAAACAaccataaaataaatgaagaaactgCTCAATAAAACATACGGCCTGTTCCCACTGAGTGGGTCAGTACTCTGGGTCAGTATGTCCGTCAAAAGATATCAAAAAGTGAagcgtaccataccgtaccacttaaTGGGTATGCTTTCctgaggtcacacacacacactcaccatcaTGGCTGTGTCGACAGGAGACGCAGACACCAGCAGGGAGCCGGTGGGCGACCAGGCGATGGAGGTGATGGGAGAGTGACCCGGGTGAGACAGGACCTGCGCACAGCCCGACGACGGCCTGACAAACACACAGGGATGTTATTGTgagttgtggggacattccagaggtttccattgttttaaaCTGCAGAGACGGTGTTTACTCTCCCCAAGCCTGTGCCGTACTCTTACTTAGAGTGAGCCGCCATGACTGAGGTGGGAAGAAACCCTGAAGtagaggatcagcactgtaaagaTTGCAGCAACATCCTACAGACTACAAACCTCGGACATCCCtgtttattttcactatccattcagaacggaccttcgggtcactcggaaagtGAAATGATGAATCTGTGTGTTTTCCTCTTCACATGAGGATGATGAGGACGATGAAGAGGATTTCAGGACAGCAGCTGTTAAACACTGGCGAAGtgtggatatgtgtgtgtgtgtttatgcatgtataGATGGTGTGTCTGTATatcctgtgcatgtgtgtgtgtgtgtgctgtacctGGTGGACAGAGACGCAGGATCCACATGCCAGATGAGCAGGCAGGACTGACAGGCCACAGCCAGAGCTGATCCGCACAGAGGCTTCCACTGCAGCGCACACACACTCCTCTGACAGCGGTGCTTCAGTGTGGGGGCCGTCgagctgcacaacacacacacagacacacacacacacacacacacacacgtctagaAGCActggagtgtgtgtaaatgatgagGAGATGCTGATGATTGTGTGAACGGTGCTGATGTGATGACTGAGCTGTAGGTGTGATGTAAACGCGTTGAGTGTCGGACCTGTGTGGTTTGTAGATCTTGATGGAGTCGTCCAGCAGTGCCACAGCAAACTTATCTGTGTGAGGATGCCAAGAGAAGCTCCGCACAGCGCTGTCTGacctgaggacacacacacacacacacgcacacacgcacacacgcacacacgcacacacgcacacacgcacacacacacacgcacacacacacacacacacacgcacacacacacactctcatcaaAGCTCTGATTGTGGACTGGAACATAAATGAGAGCAGGCAGACACACAGCTGAAGACTGAATTATTCACTCCTGTATAACAGAGATTTTTCTCGAGATAATTAAGAGAAAGCCTGTTTATTTTCACCATATGATTGAGTGTGTGtacaaaataaatcagaattatcCTCCCTCCTGTGAAAATACTAAATtaccatctgctgtttaatttAGAGAcgatttcagcacatttctaatcataacagtgttaataactcatctctaataactgatgtcttttctatttgtcatgatgacagcacataatattagactagatattcttcaagacactagtattcagcttaaagtcacatttaaaggcttcactagggtaattagggtaaagttagggtaattaggcaagtcattgtataacagtggtttattctggagacaatccaacactaatattgctgaaggggctaataatattgaccacagcaGTTTTTACTTTGAACAACAACAGAGAATAACTCACTCCAGTTAATATACTGTGATAAatgtccttcctctgttaaacagcacttagaaAGGATTTATTGAAGAATTTAAAAAGGAGGGTGGATAATTTGGTCTTAAGTATAATAATGAGAAATATAAGAATAATTCTGTAACTGTGTACTATTATCGTTTTTAAAAAGCTACAATATATACTTAAAGTATCAGAGCAGCTATAATATTACACATCATAATAGACACATCAGTAATATTCATTACACACAGGAGGAAAATCTCAAGCAGAgggaaaaatactaaatatagtTAATTTTGATTATAGGCTAACAGATGAGCAAACGACAACAGAATTAAAAACTATGGGTGAATAATCACTTCTATACAAGTGTTTTTatggtcattcatttattttgttttcagtttagtccttttattaatctggagttgccacagcggaatgaaccaccaaccgcCTGTTTTTAATGGTCATTTAACTAAATTCCTTTGAATGTGTAAAAGAAAACAGTGAAATATTGTGAAAGCTACATATTAATTGTTCCCCAAATCAACATTTCTAGAAAGATCTAAacataaattcattaattttcttgcgTAAACGCTGAGCTTCAGATAAATGAAGTGATCAGTGACTGATTCTGCAGTGGTCTGTCTGTAGCTTCATCACCAAAACTCATTGCTTAAGCTTCAAAGAAGTGAACAGGAGGACAGATATAGCTGAGCACACTGGTGGATGATTACACAGGTGTGTGTCTGACACCTCAATCGGCTCCAATATGAGCTCAATTCCTCTAATAGACAGCAACATGATAAAGAGAGTAAAGGGTGGATTGTAGAGGATGAAGACCAGAGCGGCAGAAATGACCTACCAGTCCAACATCTGGGAGAACTCGGCCACCATCTCATCACTGCTGAgctaacacacagacacacacacacacacacaaacacaca
This genomic window contains:
- the aaas gene encoding aladin isoform X1; the encoded protein is MMCSLAVFPPPLAAGHTHTLMEQHNELQASDPQQVDLPSPQFTRDTLKGHSRAESSSKSAFLDQRDTLWRRSAGAWRDAGLYGLLDQITNSADEMPRCVSVGSSCLLALLRWSSSFHGSLFPHLTLSSDEMVAEFSQMLDWSDSAVRSFSWHPHTDKFAVALLDDSIKIYKPHSSTAPTLKHRCQRSVCALQWKPLCGSALAVACQSCLLIWHVDPASLSTRPSSGCAQVLSHPGHSPITSIAWSPTGSLLVSASPVDTAMMVWDVAAESCVPLRRVGGGGVTFLSWSPDGSRLLAATPSALFRVWETRMWTCERWPCLKGSCQSACWSPDGACLLLSIQGERLIYALSFSDLTGGPKAATVVADLSETSFPGAEGDLTVGGEVCSLSWDPRGERLAVLLKGDAQSADHPSVIAVFKTRCSPAFELLPCGFVMGEAGAEPRFMQFHPHFQHGALLTVCWSDGRITHVPFYFSSAGLSDSQRPAALNTAERSISRLYTEDLH
- the aaas gene encoding aladin isoform X2, which encodes MMCSLAVFPPPLAAGHTHTLMEQHNELQASDPQVDLPSPQFTRDTLKGHSRAESSSKSAFLDQRDTLWRRSAGAWRDAGLYGLLDQITNSADEMPRCVSVGSSCLLALLRWSSSFHGSLFPHLTLSSDEMVAEFSQMLDWSDSAVRSFSWHPHTDKFAVALLDDSIKIYKPHSSTAPTLKHRCQRSVCALQWKPLCGSALAVACQSCLLIWHVDPASLSTRPSSGCAQVLSHPGHSPITSIAWSPTGSLLVSASPVDTAMMVWDVAAESCVPLRRVGGGGVTFLSWSPDGSRLLAATPSALFRVWETRMWTCERWPCLKGSCQSACWSPDGACLLLSIQGERLIYALSFSDLTGGPKAATVVADLSETSFPGAEGDLTVGGEVCSLSWDPRGERLAVLLKGDAQSADHPSVIAVFKTRCSPAFELLPCGFVMGEAGAEPRFMQFHPHFQHGALLTVCWSDGRITHVPFYFSSAGLSDSQRPAALNTAERSISRLYTEDLH